The Besnoitia besnoiti strain Bb-Ger1 chromosome IV, whole genome shotgun sequence genome contains a region encoding:
- a CDS encoding SAG-related sequence (encoded by transcript BESB_057280) gives MLCLGSQATSRALQRQVRQQLCYSLRAPVVLSACLLLAMTCCEYLSAAKPATEISPNCVPGVETTCTCEENKSGREAAASNSATLSQAQNALKLECKPNLQIAPEPLKDKVCSAGSDDLKKDCDVKLSSLLVGNPDVSWAEVSEQSRSQPVSKRLTIPPENFPLVDEQFAVGCTENTTKKCKVTVTVEARPSVTQGQTVTCAYGAGSNDLRQAVKLSPTQNSFTLVCGDKGEVLPKNYNEAFCSSGLTGNEETCKGSYTSILPGYEANWWNKDDTKHSVTLSIPTDQFPAEEAKIVVGCRQKEQQPSPVGKESPLHTLTPTVCIVDVTIEASSFASLSSRRADVFGLLAGAAVMTIFAQHA, from the coding sequence ATGCTGTGCCTAGGTTCCCAGgcgacctcgcgcgccctgcagcgACAGGTGCGACAGCAACTGTGTTATTCGTTACGCGCTCCAGTAGTGTTGTCGGCATGTCTCCTGCTTGCGATGACATGCTGCGAATACCTTTCGGCTGCGAAACCCGCCACCGAGATATCTCCGAACTGCGTTCCAGGTGTAGAGACCACGTGCACGTGCGAGGAAAATAAGTCTGGTCGTGAAGCCGCAGCGTCGAACTCCGCCACCCTCTCGCAAGCGCAGAATGCCCTCAAACTGGAATGCAAGCCCAACCTCCAGATTGCGCCAGAACCACTCAAGGATAAGGTGTGCTCTGCAGGCAGCGACGATTTGAAAAAAGATTGTGACGTGAAACTGAGCTCGCTCCTGGTCGGCAACCCAGACGTAAGCTGGGCAGAAGTTTCAGAACAAAGCAGGTCCCAACCGGTATCGAAGAGACTGACTATCCCTCCAGAGAACTTCCCACTCGTAGATGAACAATTCGCTGTCGGTTGCACAGAGAATACTACGAAGAAATGCAAAGTCACTGTGACCGTGGAGGCCAGACCGAGCGTGACACAGGGACAGACCGTGACCTGTGCGTACGGCGCCGGTAGTAACGACTTGCGTCAAGCCGTCAAGCTGAGCCCGACGCAGAACAGCTTCACTCTGGTGTGTGGAGACAAGGGAGAAGTGCTGCCGAAGAACTACAACGAGGCATTCTGCTCTTCAGGATTGACGGGGAATGAGGAAACCTGCAAGGGAAGTTACACGTCTATTCTACCTGGCTATGAAGCGAACTGGTGGAATAAGGATGATACTAAGCATTCAGTCACCCTGTCGATTCCTACGGACCAGTTtccggcggaggaagcgaagatTGTTGTCGGATGCCGACAGAAGGAGCAGCAGCCATCACCCGTCGGCAAGGAAAGTCCTTTGCATACTTTGACTCCGACTGTGTGTATCGTCGATGTGACGATTGAAGCCAGTTCGTTTGCGTCTTTGTCTTCGAGGCGTGCAGATGTGTTTGGTTTGCTCGCGGGTGCTGCAGTGATGACGATTTTTGCTCAGCATGCGTGA